TCAGAAGCTTGAAAAAGTAGCCTCAACCAAATGCAAGATCCAAGTAATCTTTGATGAAATTAGCTTCTCATCTACTGTATACTCCACTTCATCAACGGTTGGActtgttttctttaaaaacaCCTTCCTAGTTGAAGACAAGATTAGTTAGTTTTAGTCTTGTGACTTGTCTCTGCTCTCTCAGCTTCATGATATGTActtttttgtcatttatttGGTGATATCTTATCGTTCGTAGCTCAAAAAGACTTGTTAGAATTcgtttatccaaaatatttaaagttatccGATGTTTTTATCTAAAATTCCAAAACAATTTGATATTCAAtcccaaaaattcaaaatatccaTCTTTTGAACTGAATTAACCAAATTAATGGAACCGAACCGGGATCAAATtggatataaaattaattaggaTATTAGCCAATTCTTAATTTTGTTATCTGAACCATTAATCTGAACCGAATCAAAATCGAAACAAATTGTATAtctataaaactgaaaacaaaaaaaccaaaaactgagacacccgaaccaaaccaataCTTGAAATGCCCATGCCTCCTTAACAAGATAGATCGAATTGAAGAACCAAAATTGAGAAGCGATTTGGGCTAACTACTCACAGCTTATACGACGTCGTTTACCTTTGGAATACACATCCCGCCACATTGATCTCTCTCACTCACTGACGGCAACCATAGAAGAAAAGCAAACCCTACTTTTCATTCTCAAGGTTcctcccaccaccaccaccacccacatgtacgtttcttcttctcctgcAATTAAATTAGCTTTCTTTGGTTTTCTCCGGCTAAGAATCTTAAAGGGAACCTCTCACGAATGTAATAAAAGGACAAGACTTTTGTACTGTTCTGCAATTAGACTATGTCGATCCTTCTAAAAAACCCTATTGGTTCTTGTAATTGTTTTAGGCTGTAAGTGTTGTTGATCTCTTTGTCCGAAAAAGAGATGGAAGATATGTTCAACCGTCTGCCAAACCCTCTGATATCGCACATACTCTCTTTCCTCCCGACAAAGGAAGCAGCTTCCACATCGGTTCTCTCCAAAAGGTGGCGTCTTTTGTTTGCCTCCGTGACAAATCTTGATTTCGAAAGCGATGAAGAGAGTCCAAGCTTTGTTGAGTTTGTGAATAGAGTGTTGGCTTTGGGAGGGAATGATTCAATAAACAGATTCTCTCTCATCTTTACTGACTATCCTGATCCAGATACCGTCACTCCCTGGATATTGAATGTGCTGAGACGCGGTGTTTCGGAGCTTGAGCTAAGCGTCTCTGACTATCCTTTACCTCCTGAGATCTTTGTTAGCAAGACGCTGGCGAAGTTGAAGCTAGGAGGGGGAGATGGTCTCAGTTTCAGCACTGATGTTAAAAAGGTGTCTCTTCCGAAGCTCAAGACACTTGAGATTGAATCTGTtgtgtttgaagaagatggtgttgGGTTTGCGAAGCTTCTCTCCGGCTGTCCTGTCCTTGAGGAGTTGGTTCTGATGAATCTAGGGTGGGAACATTGGAAGTCTTGCTCTGTGTCAGCTAAAACCCTCAGGAAGCTGAAGTTTTTCTGCGAGGATAATGATGAGAATCCGAAGAGCGTCTCTTTTGATACTCCGAACCTTGAATACTTGGAGTATTCTGACAACATTGCGAAAAAGTATCCTAGAGTTAAGTTCAGGTCTCTTGTTGAAGCTCATATCAGCCTTAGACTCACTGAAGATCAGAGTGCAGATGCAGGCTcttcagaagaagatgaatatttatttgaaagtgatgatgatgatgaggagaaAGAGATGGTTGGTAATGCGACAAACTTTTTCAAGGGGATATGCAATGTTCAGATCCTCTATCTATCTGCC
The window above is part of the Brassica napus cultivar Da-Ae chromosome C8, Da-Ae, whole genome shotgun sequence genome. Proteins encoded here:
- the LOC125591175 gene encoding F-box/LRR-repeat protein At3g59200-like — its product is MEDMFNRLPNPLISHILSFLPTKEAASTSVLSKRWRLLFASVTNLDFESDEESPSFVEFVNRVLALGGNDSINRFSLIFTDYPDPDTVTPWILNVLRRGVSELELSVSDYPLPPEIFVSKTLAKLKLGGGDGLSFSTDVKKVSLPKLKTLEIESVVFEEDGVGFAKLLSGCPVLEELVLMNLGWEHWKSCSVSAKTLRKLKFFCEDNDENPKSVSFDTPNLEYLEYSDNIAKKYPRVKFRSLVEAHISLRLTEDQSADAGSSEEDEYLFESDDDDEEKEMVGNATNFFKGICNVQILYLSAKTLEVLAFCCEATPVFNNLIQLTVESDEEIGWDSLPGLLKNCPNLETLVFKGLVHKSTKGCGNMCLCKPLKNPSCLSSSAVKVLKIILSVHIDDDGMEEEQIKHFLEKMPRLEQLVVYFNESYEPSVFELSKKLQSVPTIASPKCNLQVISQKLSLSSTLPCALTKKWSAPPNKEYTWFLKAVT